TCCGTCGGATCAACCTCTTCGGCTGCTGGGCCAGCAAGTGGGAGGGCCCCTCCTTCAAGGCGGGGGAGTCCTCGGCCGCGACGGAGAAGGTCACCATCGTCTTCGAGGAGATCAAGGTCGAATGAGACGACGATCGGTCAGCATCGGTGCACTGGACGAGCTGGTCGAGGACGCCGATCCGCAACCGGAGCCGTCGAGGCCCGCGCCTCGGCGGCAGGCGGGCGACGGCCTGCGCACCGAGTTCGAGTTCGAGCTGCCCCGGGGTTATCTCGACTCGGGCGGTGTCCTGCACCGCCGAGGCCGGATGCGGTTGGCCACGGCGGGGGACGAGCTCAAACCGCAGATGGATTTGCGGGTCAAGGAGAACCCGGCCTATCTCAGTGTCGTCCTGCTCAGCCTGGTGATCACCGAACTCGGGACGATCACCGACATCCATGCGGGGGTGGTCGAGCAGATGTACGCCACCGATGTGGCCTTCCTGCAGGACTTCTATCGACGGATCAACAGCGAGGGCCACACCAGGGCCGGAGTGACCTGCCCCAGCTGTTCGACGGACTTCGAGGTGGATCTCGCGGGTGGTCGCCTGGGGGAATCGTGACGTACGCGGTCGACCGCCTGCACGAGGAGGTCGCGTACATCGCCTACCACTTCCATTGGCCCAGGTCGGAGATCCTCGGTCTCGTGCACCACGAACGGCGACGTTGGGTCCAGGAGATCGCAGGCATCAACACCAGGATCAACGAAAGCGGGTGAGTCCGGATGGCGTGGTGGGGCAGGCTGTTACGTCGGCAGCCGGACTCGTCGGACGGCGATCCCGACGCAGCGCGGACGGGCGGATTACGCGGGCTGCTCGCGGGCCGCGCCGCCCGGCACGAGGCGGCTTCCGACCCGGACCGTCGCGCGGCGGACACCGGCGTCACGGCGTCCTCCGAGGCCGAACCGTCGACGCCGGGCCGGACCGGCGAAGCGTGGGACGGCGGCTGGCGAGCGCTGCCCGCGCTGCAACCGGTGCTGCAACGGTCGGCGGCCGGAATCTCCGACGGAATGCGGTTCCGCGCCGGTCTGGCCGCCTGGCAACGGCCGGGCCGATTGAGCGCCGACCTCGGGCACCTCGTCGATAGGCGGGCACCCGGCGGCCTGATCGGGGGCCTGTTGCGACCGGTGACACCGCAGGCAGGCGGGGCGGCAGGGCCACCGCTTCCCTTACGTGTCATCGGCTCGGACTCCGACGCACCGCCGCAGACCGCGCCGAGTGGTGCTTCGCCCTCGGGCTCGACTGCTGCCGTCGCGCCCGGCTCGGTGCCCCGGTCTACCTCGGCGCCCGCTGTCCTACAACGGTCGAGCCGTGTCGATGCGCCGGTCTCGGGAAGCGGATCCGGCGGCGCACCCTCCGGGGCGGTTTCCGATCCGGCCGCTCGGGGCGCTGACATCCCGCTCCCCGCGGACTCGGCCAGCGGGCATTCGAGCGTGCCCGCCGTCCGGGCCCGACCGGTCGGATCACCATTGACCACCGCACGGGTCGAGCGGCCGATTCGTCGGTTGCCGGTGATCTCGCGGGCGGTGAACCCGGCCGAACCGGTGGGCGGCGCGGCGGCTCACACCTCGACGTCCGGCAGCATGACCGGTGCATCGGCGGGCCTCGACCCCGCCGATCCGCCGGGATCCACCGAGTCCGGTTCGGAGTCCCACACCGCGATGTTGTCCGGCGATCCGACGAGCCTGGGCGGATCGGAGGGCGCTCGGCTCGGCTTGGGCGCGCCGCTACCGAGCCTGCCCGAGACCGTGCAGCGGATGCCTCTGGCGGCGCCACCGACCCCACCGCCTGCTGTGACTCCGCAGGCTTCAGGCAGCTCGCCAACACCGGCTGCTCCGCGTCGATCACGGCCGATTCCGCAGCCATCACCGTCGCCGCAAGCATCGCAGCCACCAGCGCCGACCGCCGGTCGCACCAGGACCGGGCTCGGTGCGCCGCTCCGGGACCTGCCGCCCACCGCCACGGCATCGCCGGCAGGCCCGCGTATCTCGGGGCCGACAGCCGGGCCGTCCTCGACACCGATTCAGCTGTCCTCGGCAACACCGGCCTCCGGCGCTCAGCCTGCCGATCCATCGGTGGTCACCCATCGGCCCGCCCCCGACGCTCGCACTGCGGAAGCGGGGCCTTCGCCGAGCTCGGGTGGCCCGTCGTCCACCACTGCGCCGACGAGAGCCTCGGCAAGCACCGAGACCGCACCCGAGGACGGGCCGATCGACACAGCCGCGAGATCCACCGCTCCGAGCGGCGCCTCGCCGATCGCTCCCGTCATCGCCGACAGCCCGCCTATCCAACGGTCGGCGGCATCCGCAGGCACCCCGAACGATCCCGGCGGCCACCGCCCGGACACGGCGAGCACGGACCCGTCGCTGCCGGTGGTGACGGATGCGGGATCAGCATCCGAGACCGGCTCGGCGGTCGCAGGTCCGACGCCGGTCGTCAACCCGGCCGTAGCCGCCGGCCCGGCTACTCGGCCCGCGCGCGGTGAGCGGTCCGTTGCGGTCCAACGGTCCTCGCTGCCATCGGTCGCGTCTCGGCCAGCCCACGACCCCGAGCCGTGGTTGTCCGGTCCGGGGACACCGAGCGGTTCGCACGTCAGCGGAACCGTCGGGGTGCTGGCCACCCGACCGTTGCGGCCCGCATTGCAACGGCCGGTCGGCTCCGACGCGGCCGCCACCGAAGCGACCGGTCCGGCCGGGCCCATACCTCCGGTGCCGCTGCGCTGGTCCACACCGGCAGCGGCCGAGGCGAGCAGCCTGGATGCGACTCCGGGCCAGGCCACGGCGTCCGTGCCGACGACGGGACATCCGGTGCAGCGCGTGACGATGGCAGGCGAACCCCGCCATGCCGGCCGAGGGTCGGGGCAGAGCTGGCGGTCCACACCCCGACCGGTATCGCAGCCCGGACCGCAGACGACCGGGCCGGGCGCACCGGGAACCATCCAGGCTTCCGTTACCGGATCATCGGGCGGTGGCGGCGCGGTCCCTCCTGCGCCTGCGCCGCGGATGTCCTGGGTGGATCGCCGTCGCGCGCGTCGCGAGGCCCGGCGACAGCGAGCGGCCTTCGAGCGGCAGCGCAACCGGCCGGTCGGTCCGGCCGCGAACGAGCCCGCCGTCAACGAGCCCTCCGGGGACATCGCCGGGCCCGCAATGGTGCAGCGATCCGCATCGGGCGAGGCCGGGATAGGTGCGCCGCGTCGCAACCAGCGGTCCGCGCCGGACCCGACGAACGAACCACGCGGTCCCATAGCCGTGCAGCGCACCGGATCGGTCACCCCGGCACCGGTCGCCTCGCCCGCCGCCGTCGGGTTGGTGAACACTCGCCAAGGTCGTCCCGGTGCCCCGCCGATCCGCCCCGTCCCATCCGGCGGCCCGGCGACAGCAGGCGGCGCTGCGACCCCCGGAAGATCGGCGGCACGCCCAGCTGCACCGGCTGTTCTCGGCCCGAGGGCCGCGCCGCATCCCACGCCGGGCTTCGATTCGACGGCGACATCGACCCCGGCCGACCGACCGGGTACCCCCGTCCGGCTGCACCCGCCGGGACCGCCCGGACGTCCTCTTCGACTCGCGCAGCCACTTCAACGGG
This Actinoalloteichus hymeniacidonis DNA region includes the following protein-coding sequences:
- a CDS encoding DUF6760 family protein, producing MTYAVDRLHEEVAYIAYHFHWPRSEILGLVHHERRRWVQEIAGINTRINESG